One Watersipora subatra chromosome 4, tzWatSuba1.1, whole genome shotgun sequence genomic window carries:
- the LOC137394995 gene encoding uncharacterized protein, with amino-acid sequence MMSTSAAGSSVVLEPTFADGQAATEIPPDKEAQLLQLVSEMKDAGHIPKKADERHIMMKLHLEMVKEQQAMQRFQAAFPKGLPPALRASQAGQGMPPPGASPHVAVPIEHDHSFLGDEENKSLENLLIAVTDMLRQNPKAINDQDGDGDTLLHRVCAAGQEKLVHLLLINGANVNSRNNLSQTPFHIAAKNGEIMIMQLLSENGADVQAADTNGWTALHHAASSSAHLSPQSLQYLSECCHLSLSTLTNDGQSLLHIVASIKKDNNRFMLPLLLSSTDLDADWVDKTGSNAMHYAAKHVQLHMCYKLACKRGAKLLLVTNAAGKTPMDIAKDLPYFEGYALAEQMMRWARRGAYYKPNDSRPYLYFLWMTAPALFMLAAIFLSNFVLSYQGFIYLAAGGACMLIVSRKLVRIDQITRLPDPSRLGAFVTAYVCVISINLGEYATNKLPESGRALLLSCLYACMVAGIILYYILLTRDPGFTHESKRKETGEFYTMRDLVVLKKTSVWCPICQLIPTKPSKHCKLCERCVYRMDHHCLYTMRCIGNANHYTFVWFNICLVCIQLITLSLLPSYTSYISNAGAELNAFLQIFMYDGFLFVVLLGTAIYLVLTVPLLVSVLNNVGNGYTYYFSPHRNNKRHVSGLTFAQRISNIIGFLRTGRMKYTDPNYQC; translated from the exons atgaTGTCTACATCCGCGGCAGGGAGCTCTGTGGTGTTAGAACCGACCTTTGCTGATGGCCAAGCAGCCACTGAGATTCCTCCTGACAAGGAAGCACAATTACTGCAACTAGTTTCTGAGATGAAG GATGCTGGTCACATTCCGAAGAAGGCAGATGAGCGGCACATTATGATGAAGCTTCACTTGGAGATGGTCAAGGAGCAACAG GCAATGCAGAGGTTTCAAGCTGCCTTTCCTAAAGGACTTCCTCCAGCTCTGCGTGCTTCTCAGGCGGGTCAAGGAATGCCACCCCCTGGCGCTTCTCCGCATGTTGCAGTGCCAATAGAGCATGATCATA GCTTTCTTGGTGATGAGGAGAACAAGTCTTTGGAGAACCTGCTCATCGCTGTTACTGACATGCTCAGACAAAACCCTAAAGCTATCAATGATCAAG ATGGTGATGGGGATACCCTACTCCACAGAGTATGTGCTGCCGGACAAGAGAAACTAGTCCATCTGCTGTTAATCAATGGAGCAAATGTGAACTCAAGGAATAATCTTTCACAGACACCATTTCATATAGCTGCCAAGAATGGTGAA ATTATGATAATGCAGTTGCTGTCTGAAAATGGTGCAGATGTGCAAGCGGCTGATACAAATGGATGGACTGCTTTGCACCACGCTGCTAGCAGCTCAGCTCACCTTTCCCC GCAATCTCTCCAATATTTATCTGAATGCTGCCACCTCAGCCTTTCCACTCTCACGAATGATGGACAGAGCCTCCTCCATATCGTTGCCAGCATCAAAAAGGACAACAACCGTTTTATGCTGCCTCTGCTTCTCTCCAGCACAGAT CTTGATGCCGATTGGGTTGATAAGACTGGCAGCAATGCCATGCACTATGCTGCCAAGCACGTCCAGTTACATATGTGTTATAAGCTTGCTTGTAAACGAGGTGCAAAACTTCTGTTAGTCACCAATGCTGCCGGGAAAACTCCGATGGACATAGCCAAAGATCTTCCTTATTTTGA AGGCTATGCATTGGCGGAGCAGATGATGCGTTGGGCAAGGAGAGGTGCCTATTATAAGCCCAATGATTCTCGACCTTATTTGTATTTTCTCTGGATGACAGCCCCAGCTTTGTTCATGCTGGCTGCGATATTTCTCTCTAATTTTGTACTTAGTTATCAAGGCTTTATCTATCTTGCTGCTGGGGGAGCTTGTATGTTGATTGTCTCAAGAAAATTGGTCAGAATCGACCAAATCACACG GTTACCAGATCCGTCACGACTCGGAGCATTTGTCACAGCGTATGTCTGCGTGATTTCTATAAATCTTGGTGAATATGCCACCAACAAGCTGCCGGAATCGGGCAGGGCACTCCTCTTGTCTTGCCTCTACGCATGCATGGTCGCTGGGATCATACTCTACTATATTCTGCTCACACGTGATCCAG GCTTTACCCATGAGTCAAAGCGAAAGGAGACAGGGGAATTCTATACTATGAGAGATTTagttgttttgaaaaaaacatctGTTTGGTGCCCTATATGCCAG CTTATACCAACAAAGCCTTCCAAGCATTGCAAGCTATGTGAACGCTGTGTGTACAGGATGGACCACCATTGTCTCTATACGATGAGATGCATTGGCAATGCCAATCATTACACCTTTGTTTGGTTCAACATTTGTTTGGTCTGCATTCAGCTGATTACCCTGAGCTTACTCCCAAGTTACACCAGCTATATTAGCAACGCAGGCGCTGAG CTGAATGCCTTTCTACAAATCTTCATGTATGATGGATTCTTGTTTGTTGTGCTACTGGGAACTGCCATCTATTTGGTGTTGACTGTGCCTCTTCTCGTATCAGTCCTGAATAATGTTGGTAATGGCTACACGTACTACTTCAGTCCACACCGGAACAACAAGCGTCACGTCTCTGGTCTCACCTTTGCCCAGCGAATAAGTAATATCATAGGCTTTCTCAGAACCGGAAGGATGAAGTACACTGATCCGAATTATCAATGCTAA